The following coding sequences are from one Deltaproteobacteria bacterium window:
- a CDS encoding class I SAM-dependent methyltransferase, translating to MKHRRRSLPQSTYLTDYDGVDSLENFRLTKELHEYRRFLLRKSGNEKNFIERVAADGAENFFEIGCGNGRLLIALHGKRRTLLGIDVSRSRIEFANKWVEDERLDGVAFEVCDIFEMTKQRRWSGMFDVVICNSSVVTLFDAIRPGGTDKVLRFVSRSLRPGGVFIVHLHFPLAVRSLGDGEVLRTWQEFPSPDPWRFCLNDIERTGNFIVWKKKFIKREPPITIDEDRCTF from the coding sequence ATGAAGCACAGGAGACGTTCGTTGCCGCAATCGACGTATTTGACCGATTACGATGGCGTTGATTCGTTGGAGAATTTCCGCTTGACCAAAGAGCTGCATGAATACAGGCGGTTCTTGTTGAGGAAGTCTGGTAACGAAAAAAACTTCATCGAGAGAGTTGCTGCGGATGGGGCCGAGAATTTTTTCGAGATCGGATGCGGCAACGGCAGGCTCCTTATAGCACTCCACGGAAAGAGGCGTACACTTCTTGGTATCGATGTATCGAGATCGAGGATCGAGTTCGCCAATAAGTGGGTCGAAGATGAGAGGCTTGACGGTGTTGCCTTCGAAGTGTGTGATATCTTTGAGATGACGAAGCAGAGACGGTGGAGCGGCATGTTCGATGTCGTCATCTGCAATTCCTCCGTGGTCACGCTATTTGATGCTATACGGCCAGGCGGCACGGACAAGGTATTGCGCTTCGTCAGCCGCTCTTTGCGGCCTGGGGGGGTTTTTATAGTTCATTTGCACTTTCCTCTTGCCGTCAGATCCCTTGGCGATGGAGAGGTGCTGAGAACTTGGCAGGAATTTCCTTCTCCCGATCCTTGGCGATTCTGTCTCAATGATATAGAAAGAACAGGAAATTTTATTGTATGGAAGAAGAAATTCATTAAGCGGGAACCGCCTATAACCATCGATGAGGACAGGTGCACCTTT